A single window of Tiliqua scincoides isolate rTilSci1 chromosome 10, rTilSci1.hap2, whole genome shotgun sequence DNA harbors:
- the LOC136661390 gene encoding cbp/p300-interacting transactivator 3-like, with translation MSEHMMMPMTHGMQSYRMGLNGMQGPPQHAQHMLRTLPANHQMMQYGSPGMDGGMRQRPGINGQMGHHQVPNAMMFNNPSQQQQQQQYMGPVGTQQLMASMHLQKLNTQYQGHPLMGMANGPIGTSAQQYRVGPSQHSGMPHMPSPALTLNVMDTDLIDEEVLTSLVMELGLDRIQELPELFLGQNEFDFISDFVNKQQPSAISC, from the coding sequence ATGTCGGAGCACATGATGATGCCAATGACCCATGGGATGCAGAGCTACCGAATGGGGTTGAATGGCATGCAAGGCCCCCCGCAGCATGCGCAGCACATGCTAAGGACATTGCCCGCCAACCACCAGATGATGCAATATGGAAGTCCGGGCATGGATGGAGGGATGAGGCAGAGGCCTGGCATCAACGGACAGATGGGTCACCACCAGGTGCCCAACGCGATGATGTTCAACAATCcaagccagcagcagcaacagcagcaatacATGGGACCAGTTGGTACTCAGCAACTCATGGCCAGTATGCACTTACAGAAACTCAATACCCAGTACCAAGGTCATCCGCTCATGGGGATGGCCAATGGGCCCATCGGAACCAGTGCGCAGCAATATAGGGTGGGGCCCAGCCAGCATTCTGGCATGCCGCATatgccctctcctgcattgaCATTGAACGTTATGGACACGGATCTCATTGATGAAGAGGTCTTAACATCTTTGGTCATGGAATTGGGTTTGGATCGGATTCAGGAGCTGCCAGAACTCTTTCTTGGACAGAACGAGTTTGATTTCATCTCGGACTTTGTCAACAAACAGCAGCCCAGCGCCATCAGCTGTTGA